CGGGCGCGCCCTGCACGTTGGCCGTGGTCAGGCGGTCGAGCCGCGCGTTCGAGAGGTAGAGCAGGTCCGGCTCGACGACGTCGGTGGGCGACAGCACCACGTCGAACGGCGCGAGGAAGGCTCGCCCGGTGCCGGTCTCGTCGACCCAGCGCGAGAGGGCGAGGAAGATCCGGCCGACGGCGGACTGGTGCGCGGTGTGCGGGGTGAGGGGTCGCACCCGGGGGGCGCGGAACCGTGATTCTATCGTGCCGGCGACGGGGTCCGGCGCGTTCGACCCCGGAAGGGGTCGGGGAGCGATGGTCGACGCGACCGGCGGCCCGGCAGCTCCCTCGTCTCGGGGCGCCGCGCCGCGTGGCAGCTGGGGTGGGGCGGTGCTACTGCAGCAGCTTGTCGAGCGCGGTCTCGAGGCCGACGGCGACGGCTTCGCCCTTGGCCTTGCGGACCGCGGTGAGGAAGGGGTCGCGAAGGACGAAGAAGTCGCCGAGGGAGGTGGCCTTCTCCGCCTGCAACTGCAGCATGAAGCCGCGCAGGCCGAGGGTCTCGCGGATGTGCTGGTTGAAGAATGCGTGCAGGTCGTTGATCTGCTTTTGGCGGTCCGCCGTGGCGCCGGCAACGAGTGGTGCCGCCGGCTCCGGGGCCGGGGTGGATGGCTCGGGTGGCGGAGGAGGCGGTGGTGCGGCCTGTCCGCGCAGCTCGAGCACCTCGGAGCTCAGGAGGCCGTAGAGCACCTTGCAGACGTCGAAGGTCGGCATGCCGACCAAGGTGGCGATTTCGTCGATCGAGCGATGTTCGTCGATCCGGCGGACGATCGCCCACTCCTGGGGGTTGAACGAGACCGAGGTAGCTCCGCCCGTGGGGGTGAAGGCAGGGATCAGGTCGAGAGACGGGATCTTCTTCGACAGGACCTTCCACTCGTCGATGCGCCGGGCGCCCTCCATCAGGAGGTTGCTGTTCGACATCTGGACGGTCACCGAGGGGTGCTCGGCACCGGGAAGAAACGCGAACTCGCCCTCCTGCCACAGCAGCAGTGCGAAGACGGCCTCGTCCCCCTGCAGTTCGCCGACGGCCGCGTCGACGATCCGGCCGCGATTGAGGTAGATCTGGCCGGTCTGCTGGCCGCGGCGCAACTCGAAGACACCGGTCTTCGCGCCAGCCGAAACGAGCTGGATCAGGTCGGGAATCGAGAGTTCTTCCAGGCTTCCCTGGACGGCCATGCTGTCCTCCGGTCGAACGACGGCGAGTGTCGCGACGTCGCTCACGGCATACGTCCCGCCCGCGACGCGGGCCGTAGGCGCCAAGTTCGGTATGGAGAAGCTAACACAAGGCGGCCTCCCGGGTGGGAGGGCGGAGCCGGGGACGGCCCGGGGGAGCGGAGAGCGGCAGGCAGGGTGTGACCTCCTTCATCGCGTCGCTCCGGCCGCCGCTCCAACCTCGGGGACGAGTCTCCGATGACCCGAGCGG
This genomic window from Holophagales bacterium contains:
- a CDS encoding DUF4388 domain-containing protein; this encodes MSDVATLAVVRPEDSMAVQGSLEELSIPDLIQLVSAGAKTGVFELRRGQQTGQIYLNRGRIVDAAVGELQGDEAVFALLLWQEGEFAFLPGAEHPSVTVQMSNSNLLMEGARRIDEWKVLSKKIPSLDLIPAFTPTGGATSVSFNPQEWAIVRRIDEHRSIDEIATLVGMPTFDVCKVLYGLLSSEVLELRGQAAPPPPPPPEPSTPAPEPAAPLVAGATADRQKQINDLHAFFNQHIRETLGLRGFMLQLQAEKATSLGDFFVLRDPFLTAVRKAKGEAVAVGLETALDKLLQ